One window from the genome of Cricetulus griseus strain 17A/GY chromosome 2, alternate assembly CriGri-PICRH-1.0, whole genome shotgun sequence encodes:
- the Tarbp2 gene encoding RISC-loading complex subunit TARBP2 isoform X1, producing the protein MSEEEQGSGTTTGCGLPSIEQMLAANPGKTPISLLQEYGTRIGKTPVYDLLKAEGQAHQPNFTFRVTVGDTSCTGQGPSKKAAKHKAAEVALKHLKGGSMLEPALEDSSSFSLLESSLPEDTPVIAAEVAAPVPSAILTRSPPMEMQPPVSPQQSECNPVGALQELVVQKGWRLPEYMVTQESGPAHRKEFTMTCRVERFIEIGSGTSKKLAKRNAAAKMLLRVHTVPLDARDGNEAEPDDDHFSIGVSSRLDGLRNRGPGCTWDSLRNSVGEKILSLRSCSVGSLGTLGSACCSVLSELSEEQAFHVSYLDIEELSLSGLCQCLVELSTQPATVCHGSATTREAARGEAARRALQYLRIMAGSK; encoded by the exons ATGAGTGAAGAGGAGCAGGGCTCCGGCACTACCACAGGCTGCGGGCTGCCCAG CATAGAGCAAATGCTGGCCGCCAACCCGGGCAAGACCCCGATCAGCCTTCTTCAGGAGTATGGGACCAGAATAGGAAAGACGCCCGTGTACGACCTTCTCAAAGCCGAGGGCCAAGCCCATCAGCCTAATTTCACCTTCCGGGTCACCGTTGGCGACACCAGCTGCACTG GTCAGGGCCCCAGCAAGAAGGCAGCCAAGCACAAGGCAGCTGAGGTGGCCCTCAAACACCTCAAAGGGGGGAGCATGCTGGAACCAGCCCTGGAGGACAGCAG TTCTTTTTCTCTCCTAGAGTCTTCACTGCCCGAGGACACTCCTGTCATTGCTGCTGAAGTTGCTGCCCCTGTTCCATCTGCTATACTAACCAG GAGCCCTCCCATGGAGATGCAGCCCCCTGTCTCTCCTCAGCAGTCTGAGTGCAACCCTGTTGGTGCTCTACAG GAACTTGTGGTGCAAAAAGGCTGGCGTTTGCCAGAGTACATGGTGACCCAGGAGTCTGGGCCTGCTCACCGCAAAGAATTCACCATGACCTGCCGAGTGGAGCGCTTCATTGAAATTG GCAGTGGCACTTCCAAAAAACTGGCAAAGCGTAATGCAGCAGCTAAAATGCTGCTTCGAGTGCACACAGTACCCCTGGACGCCCGGGATGGCAACGAGGCAGAACCTGATGACgatcatttttccatt GGGGTGAGCTCCCGCCTGGATGGGCTTCGGAACCGGGGGCCAGGCTGCACCTGGGATTCCCTGCGCAATTCTGTGGGAGAAAAGATCCTGTCCCTTCGGAGCTGCTCTGTGGGCTCTCTAGGGACTCTGGGCTCTGCCTGCTGCAGTGTCCTCAGTGAGCTCTCTGAGGAGCAGGCTTTCCATGTCAGCTACCTGGACATTG AAGAACTGAGCTTGAGTGGGCTCTGCCAGTGCCTAGTGGAACTGTCCACCCAGCCAGCTACTGTGTGTCATGGTTCTGCAACTACCAGGGAGGCAGCCAGAGGTGAGGCTGCTCGCCGCGCCCTACAGTACCTCAGGATCATGGCGGGTAGCAAGTAG
- the Tarbp2 gene encoding RISC-loading complex subunit TARBP2 isoform X2, translating to MSEEEQGSGTTTGCGLPSIEQMLAANPGKTPISLLQEYGTRIGKTPVYDLLKAEGQAHQPNFTFRVTVGDTSCTGQGPSKKAAKHKAAEVALKHLKGGSMLEPALEDSSSFSLLESSLPEDTPVIAAEVAAPVPSAILTRSPPMEMQPPVSPQQSECNPVGALQELVVQKGWRLPEYMVTQESGPAHRKEFTMTCRVERFIEIGSGTSKKLAKRNAAAKMLLRVHTVPLDARDGNEAEPDDDHFSIGVSSRLDGLRNRGPGCTWDSLRNSVGEKILSLRSCSVGSLGTLGSACCSVLSELSEEQAFHVSYLDIELSLSGLCQCLVELSTQPATVCHGSATTREAARGEAARRALQYLRIMAGSK from the exons ATGAGTGAAGAGGAGCAGGGCTCCGGCACTACCACAGGCTGCGGGCTGCCCAG CATAGAGCAAATGCTGGCCGCCAACCCGGGCAAGACCCCGATCAGCCTTCTTCAGGAGTATGGGACCAGAATAGGAAAGACGCCCGTGTACGACCTTCTCAAAGCCGAGGGCCAAGCCCATCAGCCTAATTTCACCTTCCGGGTCACCGTTGGCGACACCAGCTGCACTG GTCAGGGCCCCAGCAAGAAGGCAGCCAAGCACAAGGCAGCTGAGGTGGCCCTCAAACACCTCAAAGGGGGGAGCATGCTGGAACCAGCCCTGGAGGACAGCAG TTCTTTTTCTCTCCTAGAGTCTTCACTGCCCGAGGACACTCCTGTCATTGCTGCTGAAGTTGCTGCCCCTGTTCCATCTGCTATACTAACCAG GAGCCCTCCCATGGAGATGCAGCCCCCTGTCTCTCCTCAGCAGTCTGAGTGCAACCCTGTTGGTGCTCTACAG GAACTTGTGGTGCAAAAAGGCTGGCGTTTGCCAGAGTACATGGTGACCCAGGAGTCTGGGCCTGCTCACCGCAAAGAATTCACCATGACCTGCCGAGTGGAGCGCTTCATTGAAATTG GCAGTGGCACTTCCAAAAAACTGGCAAAGCGTAATGCAGCAGCTAAAATGCTGCTTCGAGTGCACACAGTACCCCTGGACGCCCGGGATGGCAACGAGGCAGAACCTGATGACgatcatttttccatt GGGGTGAGCTCCCGCCTGGATGGGCTTCGGAACCGGGGGCCAGGCTGCACCTGGGATTCCCTGCGCAATTCTGTGGGAGAAAAGATCCTGTCCCTTCGGAGCTGCTCTGTGGGCTCTCTAGGGACTCTGGGCTCTGCCTGCTGCAGTGTCCTCAGTGAGCTCTCTGAGGAGCAGGCTTTCCATGTCAGCTACCTGGACATTG AACTGAGCTTGAGTGGGCTCTGCCAGTGCCTAGTGGAACTGTCCACCCAGCCAGCTACTGTGTGTCATGGTTCTGCAACTACCAGGGAGGCAGCCAGAGGTGAGGCTGCTCGCCGCGCCCTACAGTACCTCAGGATCATGGCGGGTAGCAAGTAG
- the Tarbp2 gene encoding RISC-loading complex subunit TARBP2 isoform X4, which translates to MSEEEQGSGTTTGCGLPSIEQMLAANPGKTPISLLQEYGTRIGKTPVYDLLKAEGQAHQPNFTFRVTVGDTSCTESSLPEDTPVIAAEVAAPVPSAILTRSPPMEMQPPVSPQQSECNPVGALQELVVQKGWRLPEYMVTQESGPAHRKEFTMTCRVERFIEIGSGTSKKLAKRNAAAKMLLRVHTVPLDARDGNEAEPDDDHFSIGVSSRLDGLRNRGPGCTWDSLRNSVGEKILSLRSCSVGSLGTLGSACCSVLSELSEEQAFHVSYLDIEELSLSGLCQCLVELSTQPATVCHGSATTREAARGEAARRALQYLRIMAGSK; encoded by the exons ATGAGTGAAGAGGAGCAGGGCTCCGGCACTACCACAGGCTGCGGGCTGCCCAG CATAGAGCAAATGCTGGCCGCCAACCCGGGCAAGACCCCGATCAGCCTTCTTCAGGAGTATGGGACCAGAATAGGAAAGACGCCCGTGTACGACCTTCTCAAAGCCGAGGGCCAAGCCCATCAGCCTAATTTCACCTTCCGGGTCACCGTTGGCGACACCAGCTGCACTG AGTCTTCACTGCCCGAGGACACTCCTGTCATTGCTGCTGAAGTTGCTGCCCCTGTTCCATCTGCTATACTAACCAG GAGCCCTCCCATGGAGATGCAGCCCCCTGTCTCTCCTCAGCAGTCTGAGTGCAACCCTGTTGGTGCTCTACAG GAACTTGTGGTGCAAAAAGGCTGGCGTTTGCCAGAGTACATGGTGACCCAGGAGTCTGGGCCTGCTCACCGCAAAGAATTCACCATGACCTGCCGAGTGGAGCGCTTCATTGAAATTG GCAGTGGCACTTCCAAAAAACTGGCAAAGCGTAATGCAGCAGCTAAAATGCTGCTTCGAGTGCACACAGTACCCCTGGACGCCCGGGATGGCAACGAGGCAGAACCTGATGACgatcatttttccatt GGGGTGAGCTCCCGCCTGGATGGGCTTCGGAACCGGGGGCCAGGCTGCACCTGGGATTCCCTGCGCAATTCTGTGGGAGAAAAGATCCTGTCCCTTCGGAGCTGCTCTGTGGGCTCTCTAGGGACTCTGGGCTCTGCCTGCTGCAGTGTCCTCAGTGAGCTCTCTGAGGAGCAGGCTTTCCATGTCAGCTACCTGGACATTG AAGAACTGAGCTTGAGTGGGCTCTGCCAGTGCCTAGTGGAACTGTCCACCCAGCCAGCTACTGTGTGTCATGGTTCTGCAACTACCAGGGAGGCAGCCAGAGGTGAGGCTGCTCGCCGCGCCCTACAGTACCTCAGGATCATGGCGGGTAGCAAGTAG
- the Tarbp2 gene encoding RISC-loading complex subunit TARBP2 isoform X5: MSEEEQGSGTTTGCGLPSSFSLLESSLPEDTPVIAAEVAAPVPSAILTRSPPMEMQPPVSPQQSECNPVGALQELVVQKGWRLPEYMVTQESGPAHRKEFTMTCRVERFIEIGSGTSKKLAKRNAAAKMLLRVHTVPLDARDGNEAEPDDDHFSIGVSSRLDGLRNRGPGCTWDSLRNSVGEKILSLRSCSVGSLGTLGSACCSVLSELSEEQAFHVSYLDIEELSLSGLCQCLVELSTQPATVCHGSATTREAARGEAARRALQYLRIMAGSK; encoded by the exons ATGAGTGAAGAGGAGCAGGGCTCCGGCACTACCACAGGCTGCGGGCTGCCCAG TTCTTTTTCTCTCCTAGAGTCTTCACTGCCCGAGGACACTCCTGTCATTGCTGCTGAAGTTGCTGCCCCTGTTCCATCTGCTATACTAACCAG GAGCCCTCCCATGGAGATGCAGCCCCCTGTCTCTCCTCAGCAGTCTGAGTGCAACCCTGTTGGTGCTCTACAG GAACTTGTGGTGCAAAAAGGCTGGCGTTTGCCAGAGTACATGGTGACCCAGGAGTCTGGGCCTGCTCACCGCAAAGAATTCACCATGACCTGCCGAGTGGAGCGCTTCATTGAAATTG GCAGTGGCACTTCCAAAAAACTGGCAAAGCGTAATGCAGCAGCTAAAATGCTGCTTCGAGTGCACACAGTACCCCTGGACGCCCGGGATGGCAACGAGGCAGAACCTGATGACgatcatttttccatt GGGGTGAGCTCCCGCCTGGATGGGCTTCGGAACCGGGGGCCAGGCTGCACCTGGGATTCCCTGCGCAATTCTGTGGGAGAAAAGATCCTGTCCCTTCGGAGCTGCTCTGTGGGCTCTCTAGGGACTCTGGGCTCTGCCTGCTGCAGTGTCCTCAGTGAGCTCTCTGAGGAGCAGGCTTTCCATGTCAGCTACCTGGACATTG AAGAACTGAGCTTGAGTGGGCTCTGCCAGTGCCTAGTGGAACTGTCCACCCAGCCAGCTACTGTGTGTCATGGTTCTGCAACTACCAGGGAGGCAGCCAGAGGTGAGGCTGCTCGCCGCGCCCTACAGTACCTCAGGATCATGGCGGGTAGCAAGTAG
- the Tarbp2 gene encoding RISC-loading complex subunit TARBP2 isoform X3 produces MLAANPGKTPISLLQEYGTRIGKTPVYDLLKAEGQAHQPNFTFRVTVGDTSCTGQGPSKKAAKHKAAEVALKHLKGGSMLEPALEDSSSFSLLESSLPEDTPVIAAEVAAPVPSAILTRSPPMEMQPPVSPQQSECNPVGALQELVVQKGWRLPEYMVTQESGPAHRKEFTMTCRVERFIEIGSGTSKKLAKRNAAAKMLLRVHTVPLDARDGNEAEPDDDHFSIGVSSRLDGLRNRGPGCTWDSLRNSVGEKILSLRSCSVGSLGTLGSACCSVLSELSEEQAFHVSYLDIEELSLSGLCQCLVELSTQPATVCHGSATTREAARGEAARRALQYLRIMAGSK; encoded by the exons ATGCTGGCCGCCAACCCGGGCAAGACCCCGATCAGCCTTCTTCAGGAGTATGGGACCAGAATAGGAAAGACGCCCGTGTACGACCTTCTCAAAGCCGAGGGCCAAGCCCATCAGCCTAATTTCACCTTCCGGGTCACCGTTGGCGACACCAGCTGCACTG GTCAGGGCCCCAGCAAGAAGGCAGCCAAGCACAAGGCAGCTGAGGTGGCCCTCAAACACCTCAAAGGGGGGAGCATGCTGGAACCAGCCCTGGAGGACAGCAG TTCTTTTTCTCTCCTAGAGTCTTCACTGCCCGAGGACACTCCTGTCATTGCTGCTGAAGTTGCTGCCCCTGTTCCATCTGCTATACTAACCAG GAGCCCTCCCATGGAGATGCAGCCCCCTGTCTCTCCTCAGCAGTCTGAGTGCAACCCTGTTGGTGCTCTACAG GAACTTGTGGTGCAAAAAGGCTGGCGTTTGCCAGAGTACATGGTGACCCAGGAGTCTGGGCCTGCTCACCGCAAAGAATTCACCATGACCTGCCGAGTGGAGCGCTTCATTGAAATTG GCAGTGGCACTTCCAAAAAACTGGCAAAGCGTAATGCAGCAGCTAAAATGCTGCTTCGAGTGCACACAGTACCCCTGGACGCCCGGGATGGCAACGAGGCAGAACCTGATGACgatcatttttccatt GGGGTGAGCTCCCGCCTGGATGGGCTTCGGAACCGGGGGCCAGGCTGCACCTGGGATTCCCTGCGCAATTCTGTGGGAGAAAAGATCCTGTCCCTTCGGAGCTGCTCTGTGGGCTCTCTAGGGACTCTGGGCTCTGCCTGCTGCAGTGTCCTCAGTGAGCTCTCTGAGGAGCAGGCTTTCCATGTCAGCTACCTGGACATTG AAGAACTGAGCTTGAGTGGGCTCTGCCAGTGCCTAGTGGAACTGTCCACCCAGCCAGCTACTGTGTGTCATGGTTCTGCAACTACCAGGGAGGCAGCCAGAGGTGAGGCTGCTCGCCGCGCCCTACAGTACCTCAGGATCATGGCGGGTAGCAAGTAG
- the Npff gene encoding pro-FMRFamide-related neuropeptide FF — MHLIKSITPGLGWGRKLRAESPQGGMGGGSQVALNRAMHFYCLSTFPSRLLMRWGWGTAGIRGWCASGEVDGNMDSKRVAVRLLLLLLLLLDWGRTEEPGSRDGDQVFAEEDGGPYPSQYAQTPGSLLRFLLQAMKRPGRSPAFLFQPQRFGRSAWGSWSKEQLSPQAREFWSLAAPQRFGKK; from the exons ATGCATCTAATAAAGTCTATAACTCCAGGCTTAGGCTGGGGTAGGAAGCTGAGAGCAGAAAGTCCCCAGGGGGGTATGGGAGGGGGGTCCCAGGTGGCTCTTAATAGAGCCATGCATTTCTATTGCCTGTCTACATTTCCCTCCAGGCTGCtgatgaggtgggggtgggggacagcagGTATAAGAGGATGGTGTGCCAGTGGGGAGGTGGATGGCAACATGGATTCTAAGCGGGTTGCTGTGcggctgctgttgctgctgctgctgctgctggactGGGGCCGCACTGAAGAACCAGGAAGCCGGGATGGAGACCAAGTCTTTGCA GAAGAAGATGGGGGACCCTATCCATCACAGTATGCCCAGACTCCTGGGTCCCTCTTGCGTTTTCTGCTCCAGGCCATGAAGAGACCTGGCAGGAGCCCAGCCTTCCTCTTTCAGCCCCAGAG GTTTGGCAGAAGTGCCTGGGGGTCCTGGAGCAAAGAACAGCTAAGTCCCCAGGCTAGAGAGTTCTGGAGCCTGGCTGCCCCTCAGCGCTTTGGGAAGAAGTAA